The Streptomyces sp. NBC_01317 genomic interval AGGTCGACCGGGACGAGGTCCTGCTCGACATCGGTTACAAGACCGAAGGCGTCATCCCGTCCCGCGAGCTTTCGATCAAGCACGACGTCGACCCCAACGAGGTCGTCAAGGTCGGCGACGAGATCGAAGCCCTTGTTCTCCAGAAGGAGGACAAGGAAGGCCGCCTGATCCTCTCGAAGAAGCGCGCCCAGTACGAGCGCGCCTGGGGCACGATCGAGAAGATCAAGGAAGAGGACGGGATCGTCACCGGCACCGTCATCGAGGTGGTCAAGGGTGGTCTCATCCTCGACATCGGCCTCCGTGGCTTCCTGCCGGCGTCTCTCGTCGAGATGCGCCGCGTCCGCGACCTCCAGCCCTACGTGGGCAAGGAGCTCGAAGCCAAGATCATCGAGCTGGACAAGAACCGCAACAACGTGGTCCTGTCCCGCCGTGCCTGGCTGGAGCAGACGCAGAGCGAGGTCCGCCAGACGTTCCTCACGACCCTCCAGAAGGGCCAGGTCCGCTCCGGCGTCGTCTCCTCGATCGTCAACTTCGGTGCGTTCGTGGACCTCGGCGGCGTCGACGGTCTCGTGCACGTCTCCGAGCTGTCCTGGAAGCACATCGACCACCCCTCCGAGGTGGTCGAGGTCGGCCAGGAGGTCACCGTCGAGGTGCTCGACGTGGACATGGACCGCGAGCGTGTCTCCCTGTCGCTCAAGGCGACGCAGGAAGACCCGTGGCAGCAGTTCGCCCGGACGCACCAGATCGGCCAGGTCGTCCCCGGCAAGGTCACCAAGCTCGTCCCGTTCGGCGCGTTCGTCCGTGTCGACGAGGGCATCGAGGGTCTGGTCCACATCTCCGAGCTGGCCGAGCGCCACGTGGAGATCCCGGAGCAGGTCGTCCAGGTCAACGACGAGATCTTCGTCAAGGTCATCGACATCGACCTGGAGCGCCGCCGCATCAGCCTCTCGCTGAAGCAGGCCAACGAGTCCTTCGGCAGCGACCCGGCCTCGGTCGAGTTCGACCCGACGCTCTACGGCATGGCCGCGTCCTACGACGACCAGGGGAATTACATCTACCCCGAGGGCTTCGACCCCGAGACGAACGACTGGCTCGAGGGCTTCGAGACCCAGCGTGAGGCGTGGGAGGGCCAGTACGCCGAGGCGCAGCTCCGCTTCGAGCAGCACCAGGCGCAGGTCATCAAGTCCCGCGAGGCCGACGAGGCCGCTGCCGCCGAGGGTGCTGCCGCGCCCGCCGGCGGGGGCAGCGCTCCGGCCGCCTCGGGTGGCGGCGGTGGCGGCGGTTCGTACTCCTCGGAGTCGGACGACAACTCCGGCGCCCTGGCGTCGGACGAGGCACTTGCCGCGCTCCGCGAGAAGCTGGCCGGCGGCCAGAGCTGACGCTCCGGCCGGCAGGTGGCTGAACAGCCGGACGGAAGGCCCGTTCCCCTTCGGGGGAGCGGGCCTTCCGCTTTTCCGGGGATCAGGGCTTCAAGGCGTCAGGGGGTGACGGCGATGTTCGTCAGGCCGTTGCCGCCGGTCACCGTGTTGGAGCTGTAGACCGTCGTCCGGCAGGACGCGCTGTTGTTGGTGACGTTGACGGCGATCCTGCCCGTGCCGGTCGCGCCGGTCAGGTCGGAGCGGTTGGAGCGGAAGACCGTGCCGCAGCCCCAGCCGGTCTGCTGGGTGTGGGTCTCGTAGCCGTTGTTCCGGGTGTTGCGCCCGGTGTTGCCCTCGACCAGCGTGTTGTTGCCCTTCACGTCGACCCAGGAGTCGTCGAAGTTGGCGTTGGTGAGGCCGTTGCCGTCGAAGGTGTTGCCGATGATGCGCGCACCGGTGGTGCCTTCCTTGATGTCGATGTTCTCGCCGCCGACGTCGGGCCCGATGGTGTTGTTCAGGATCTGCGCGTTGTCGCTGCGGTCGCTCAGGTCGCCCGCCGAGCCGACGTACACGCCCTCGCCCATGCCCCGGCCGTCGTTGCCGGTGTCGTAGATCCGTGAGTTCCTGAGGATGCCGTTGCTGCTGGACGTCCGGAAGTGGACGCCCTCCATGGTCAGGTTGTGCACGGTCACGGAGTCGATCACGACGCCGTTCGCCGCGTCCGTCACGATGCCCTTCTGCGCGTTGGTGACCGTGACGCCCTGGACGGTCCAGTACGCGGCTCCGTTGAGGTGCAGGGCGTAGCCGCCGCCGGTGGTGGTGGTGAGGACGGCGGCGGGCGAGCCGACGAGGGTGATCCTGGCCCCGGCGGTACCGGCCACGGTGGCCTTGAAGTTGCCCTTGTAGGTGCCGTCGGCGAGCTTGATCGTGTCGCCGGGGGCCACGGTGGTCAGGGCCGTCTTGAGCTGGGCGGCGGTGCTCACCTGGATGACGGTGGCCGAGGCCGCCGCGCCGGCGGGCGTGGCGAGCAGGGCCGTACCGCCGGTGGCGAGGAGGGGGGCCAGCAGGGCGGGGAGGAGCGTTCGGGCGCGCATGGGGGTGCCTTCCCGGTCAGGGGCCGGATCGGTTCCGGCCGCCTAGAGCATGCCAAGGTCTGGACCAATGGCCAAGAGGGAGTGGGTGATTGGCCGTCGCGCCCGGTGGCACGGTGAGCGGAGAGCAACGTGTGGGATACACGAGCATCCGACGGGCCGTAACACGCCGTTGCCAAGATCCCCGCACACCTGACCGGAAGGGGTAACTGGCCATGCGTCACACGCCGAACACCACCACGGGCAACCGCACTTCGGGCAACAGCGCCGCACTCACGGGCACTTCGGGCACGAGCGCCTCCGGCACGAGCCGCCGGAATTTCCTGCGCCAGGTAGGCGTCACCGGGGGAGCCGGGGCGATGCTCGCCACCATGGGG includes:
- a CDS encoding sheath polysaccharide-degrading enzyme, coding for MRARTLLPALLAPLLATGGTALLATPAGAAASATVIQVSTAAQLKTALTTVAPGDTIKLADGTYKGNFKATVAGTAGARITLVGSPAAVLTTTTGGGYALHLNGAAYWTVQGVTVTNAQKGIVTDAANGVVIDSVTVHNLTMEGVHFRTSSSNGILRNSRIYDTGNDGRGMGEGVYVGSAGDLSDRSDNAQILNNTIGPDVGGENIDIKEGTTGARIIGNTFDGNGLTNANFDDSWVDVKGNNTLVEGNTGRNTRNNGYETHTQQTGWGCGTVFRSNRSDLTGATGTGRIAVNVTNNSASCRTTVYSSNTVTGGNGLTNIAVTP
- the rpsA gene encoding 30S ribosomal protein S1, producing the protein MTSSTETTATTPQVAVNDIGNAEAFLAAIDETIKYFNDGDIVDGVIVKVDRDEVLLDIGYKTEGVIPSRELSIKHDVDPNEVVKVGDEIEALVLQKEDKEGRLILSKKRAQYERAWGTIEKIKEEDGIVTGTVIEVVKGGLILDIGLRGFLPASLVEMRRVRDLQPYVGKELEAKIIELDKNRNNVVLSRRAWLEQTQSEVRQTFLTTLQKGQVRSGVVSSIVNFGAFVDLGGVDGLVHVSELSWKHIDHPSEVVEVGQEVTVEVLDVDMDRERVSLSLKATQEDPWQQFARTHQIGQVVPGKVTKLVPFGAFVRVDEGIEGLVHISELAERHVEIPEQVVQVNDEIFVKVIDIDLERRRISLSLKQANESFGSDPASVEFDPTLYGMAASYDDQGNYIYPEGFDPETNDWLEGFETQREAWEGQYAEAQLRFEQHQAQVIKSREADEAAAAEGAAAPAGGGSAPAASGGGGGGGSYSSESDDNSGALASDEALAALREKLAGGQS